Proteins co-encoded in one Coffea eugenioides isolate CCC68of unplaced genomic scaffold, Ceug_1.0 ScVebR1_1518;HRSCAF=2381, whole genome shotgun sequence genomic window:
- the LOC113755482 gene encoding uncharacterized protein LOC113755482, translating into MDLEEAGVQWKLQLQELEEIRNEAYENATIYKEKSKIFHDQQISRKSFVVGQKVLLYHSRLKLFPVEIQSLKTEKKFVVNGHRLKPYYEGFSVEEVEVVHFKNPIYLV; encoded by the exons ATGGATCTTGAAGAGGCGGGAGTTCAGTGGAAATTACAGCTACAAGAATTGGAAGAGATTAGAAATGAAGCATACGAGAATGCCACGATTTACAAGGAGAAAAGCAAAATCTTCCATGATCAGCAAATCTCAAGAAAATCATTTGTAGTGGGGCAAAAAGTCCTTTTGTATCACTCGAGACTTAAACTTTTCCCTG TGGAGATCCAAAGTTTAAAGACGGAGAAAAAGTTCGTGGTGAATGGCCATCGTCTAAAACCTTATTATGAAGGATTCTCTGTTGAAGAAGTAGAAGTTGTACACTTCAAGAATCCAATTTATCTCGTTTGA